A window of Gadus chalcogrammus isolate NIFS_2021 chromosome 2, NIFS_Gcha_1.0, whole genome shotgun sequence genomic DNA:
TGTAAACAGAGTTGGCCCGTTACAATGAAGTGTGTTTCGATAACCGTAAATCATGGGACACAATAATGCATGCGAATATGTAGAAAGAATCAACACATCATAGAATTAGGTATGTTCAGTCGATTTAGTGTATGCATTTGAAATATTTTATGCTTTAAaaactatttattcatttattctcATTAATTATTACTGTTGTCCGCTACTTTCTGCTGTGACCCCCCGACATCACGTACAGGACTGATGAAGTACATCTTAAATGATACAACATTATGTCGTGACCAACACCAGTCCCAGACGAGCACCCTGCGACCGGTTCTGACCTGGATGGTTTTGGTGATCTTGAAGGGTGCCGTCATGGCCATCTGACTCTGCGATGCTCCGATGCCCCTCTTCAGGCTCAGTCGGTCGCGGGCGTCCAGTGGCTTGGAAGGCAGGGGCCCACCTCGGACGCCTGGCGCACCCATTTGTAGACCTGTTGGGGGGAACTGCCGGCCCACCCCACCGCCCCCCAGGGACCCGGGGCCGGTGTGGATGTGCATCTGCGACATGTGGTTCATCAGGTGGTGCTGCCCGGCAGCTGGGTGGGGGTGAGCGATCTGTGGGGGGGAGCCGAGCTGGTGGTGTTGGACCTGCTTTCGAGAGTTAATCATCTGCCGGGCGTCCtgcacacctccccctccacctccgccacctCGGATTCTGAAGCGTGCGTCTTTCTGCCCGATTTTCTCTCTGGCGTCTTTCACTTGGAAGCCTGAGGAAAAGTGGGCAGAGTTAAGGGGCTCCTTTACATGACTTCAAGCCATCTCATCATTCAATCCTCACATTCTAGCGACCAGTCCGCCGACCGTCTTATTCAATCCCTTACACCACATACCCATCATTGTAATGCACAGTCATTAACGGACGCTTCCATCTTAATATTAACAGACCTACAGTAAATGCAGATACACGTCGCAAAGAAGCATGTAGGGGTTATACATCTTGCTTTAGCATTCTTACAACTTGGACAGCAGACATGTGGGTTCCACCACTAGACTATTCTTAATTAGACAAAAATCGTATTAATTACTGCCATGGTCAGTGCTTTGACTTACCTGCACCAAGTCCAATCCTCTGTCGAACATCGTTGGCTCCGATCTTCTGCCGCGCGTCAAAGCCGCGGCCAGACGCTCCAGCGCCTCTTCCAAACATCGGTCTGAGGAGAGGAAAGATAAATTAGATATTTCTAGCCAGTGTGCCTTGAGAGAGTACAAAATGGGCTCTAAAGTTTTATATATAAACCTCCTGACTTTGAGAAACACTGCAGTAGCCGTCAGAGGGAAAGGGACCTGTCCATGGGATCATTCGACACTAGTGTGTACATTATTACCAAAAACCCTATTAGCCGGGCCCCTACAACTTTATGACACGTGATTTAATGACAATAAAGAACTTTCTCATCCCAATACAGGTTGGAAATTTGACTCCAAACATCCATGTCGTCATAAATCACCACCAGACAAATTGAAATGTAAGAAAGCGTCGCAGCGTTTCTTCTCCACGGTTTAAGCTTAAAGATTCGATGGAAAAATAACTATTTTTGAAATGGTAGAGGTTGGCTGTTTGATTAATATACATATGTTTGATATACTTCATTCGAAACTGGAGTAGGGACGGCAACAGACAGCAAGGTATCGATAGTCTGCTGTCTGTAGCCCCAACGCAGGACTGAATGAGCAACACTGTTGTTCTCCACAACATGGGGAGATGAATCCGCGGTTATAATCCATTTAATATCCTGGACAGAGAATGAAGGTTTTTGCATAACCGTTTCATGATAATTagatattattataaataataacaaatacgAAGAAGACCAAATGGTTTCTCCGATTGAGTTGCTATACAACAGAGGCTAATGTTAGCATAAATAGCAATCGTGCATAGTCGCTAGCCGGAAgaagctcgtggctctttagaGTTCCCATTCATACAATTAAAGAAGCTGTTAAACCTTAATCAGCCTGTGACTTCATTCGGGGCAGATTTGTTTAGTACCTTTTAATGGTCTGTTGTTTGGTGTTGAGGCCGCGCTGTCGTATCACCTCGTCCAGAGAGATGTCTGCCATTTTGCTCCCCGTATCTATCTGCTGCGCATGCGTGAGTGGGATTATTTAAATGAGACTATGGCTGCCACTTTGGGACAAAAACAGATAAGACATTTAACGTTTAAAACGTATTAAACTATACAACCAAGGCTGTTAACCTTCTTAACAGTCACTACTACTCGATTTTTAAACACACCAGGTCATAAATGCATGTGAGTCCGTTTTTCGAAAAAAAATTCTCATACATTAGGTTCGAGAATCGACTACTTTTGTTTCAAATGCGAATATTGTGACGTCAAACCTAACCCCCATGAGCCCTTGCGGCAAAAACCATTCTGACTGGATCTAGAAATGTTTAGAATATCTCTAATATATCATTTTAAGACCTATATACTATGTATATTGCtatgtttatgttttaaaacaGTTATGTAGTCATGCGTTATAATTACAAAATAATGAATTCCATTTTAGTATGAGCACCATGATGCCAAACGTCTGTAAGATGTCTCTATGCCACTCTTCTTCATTTGATTAGGCATGCCTTAAACTGATGAGTAAGGAAAATAACGACGCGGGGTGACGCCCGTGTCCTCGTTCACATTACGAGAGAAATTTTTGAACGGGCACAGGTCCGCCTGTCGAGGTGACTCACTTACTTCGTGAGATGCCTTCAGGACTGGGATCTGCCCCGACCTCTTGTGTTAAAAGAAATCCAACATTTGTCACCAATTCAATGTCTAATTTAACTTAACATGTCAAAGAATATTCGCAGTGGCCTACATACCGGTAGATAATTTCTCAGAAAAAGGGCTGTATTTACATCAGCCTGAAAGGTCTGTGTTCACGTGTAGGCCCACTCACTTTTATCAAAGCCTAAGTGATGGTGCCCTTATTAAATAAAGTGAGTAAAAGGATGCTTGAACGAAGGACGTTTTTAATGGATATTACGTTTTGGgttattttatgttttcagcaacattacatttatattcaTAGTTGTGTGATCAAAACTAAGAAAAACTATTGGGGAAATTGTAACTTAGGTAGGCCTATGCACGGATAAATGCCATATTTTTTTTCCACGATAACTAGATATGTGTCCCAAGCTACATTAGGGCCCAACTATGAATATTAGACACTATTTGATATGTAGAACAATGCTTGAACAGTTGGAATAGAGGGAGTTACAGAGTTGGCCACTGGGCAGTCTTGTCTGTTTACATGCATTACGAATTACAATATAAAGTATTCAATTGTAGCATGAGCACCATGACGCCAGACGTCTGTGCACCTTCAATAGTGCTCTCTTCGTCCGGGATTCGGGTATGCCTTAAACTGATGAGTAAGGAAAATAACGACGCGGGGTGACGCCCGTGTCCTCGTTCACATTACGAGAGAAATTTTTGAACGGGCACAGGTCCGCCTGTGGAGGTGACTCGCTTACTTCGTGAGATGCTTTCAGGACTGGGATCTGCCCCCACCTAATGTGTTAAAAGAAATCAAGCATTTGTAACCAGTTCACTGCTTAATTTAACCTAACGTGTTAATATAATATCTGCAGTAGCCTACGCATTGGTATATCATTTCTCAGAAAAATATCTTTAATTACAACAGCCTAAAAGGACGTGCGTGCATTTGTAGGTCTACTCACTTTTATCCTAGCCGATGTGATGGTTGCCCTCATTAAATAAATTGGGCCAAAGAATGTTCGAACGAAGGAcgttttttattgatattaCGTTTTTGGCTATTTTACGTTTTCAGcaacattacatttatattcaTAGTTGTGTATTTAAAACTAAGAATAACTATTACTAAAAGGGAAATAGTAACTTAGGTAGGCCTATGCACGGATAAAtgccatatttttttttacgataACTAGATAAGCCTATATGTCCCAAGCTACATTAGGGCCCAACTATGAATATCAGAcactaggcctatatatagAACAATAGGCCTTCTTCAACAGTTGGAATAGAGGGAGTTATAGAGTTGGCCAGTTGGCAGTCCTGTCTGTTTACATGTAGCCTATTACGAATTACAAGATAAAGTATTCAATAGTAGTGTGAGCACCATGATGCCAGACGTCTGTGCACTTTCTATGGAAGGCTCTTCTTCCAGGATTTGGGTATGCCTTAAACTGATGAGTAAGGAAAATAACGACGCGGGGTGACGCCCGTGTCCTCGTTCACATTACGAGAGAAATTTTTGAACGGGCACAGGTCCGCCTGTCGAGGTGACTCACCTACTTCGTGAGATGCTTTCAGGACTGGGATCTGCCCCGACCTAATGTGTTAAAAGAAATTAAGCATTTTTAACCTCAACCTCACTTAAGCTCACTGCTTAATTAAAATGAACATGTTCATAGAATATCTTCCGCCTACGCATTGTAGGCCTATCATTTCTCAGAAAAAAGATCTCTAATTACATCAGCTTAAAAtgacgtgcgtgcatgtgtaagcCTATACTCAGTCACTTTTATCTAAAGCCAATGTGATGGTTGCCCTCATTAAATAAAGTGGGCAAAATAATTTTCGAAAGAGGGACGTTTTTTATGGATATTACGTTTTTGGTTATTTTACGTTTTCAAcattatattcatattcatagttGTGTGTTTAAAACTTAGAATAACCATAGGATTACTAAAAGGGTAAAAGTAACTTAGGTAGGCCAATGCACGGATAAATGCCATATTTTTTAGGATAACTAGATATATGTCCCAAACTACATTAGGGCCCAACTATGAATGTCAGACaatatttgatatatataaCAATACTTGAACGGTTGGAATAGAAGGAGTTATAGAGTTGGCCCACTGACCATTTCTGTCTGTTTACGTGCATTACGTGCATTACgtattacaaatataaatattcatATGTAGCATGGGCACCATGATGCCAAACGTCTTTGCACTTTCTGTATCTATCCGTTCTTTTAATGATTAGGTATGCATTCGTAACCTGTCTGGAACTTAGTCCCAAAATACACAAATGCGATGTTATACATTTAATACctataaaatacacacatttgttgAAATTATTTTAGTAGTAAACCAGAAAAATTTATttaagtttatagcgttttggtagaatctgccaaaaacagccaactgaagaatgccTCTATACgtgcttttttgctcccaaacgaacaatccaactcgttatcatatttAACATATACCAGATCCATTTTTTTAACAGGATTTCTCCTTTAGTCTGAGATTTCCCTCTGAACTTCGTACGGAGCAACCCGAGGCTCAGAGTTGACGTCACAACAATGTCTGCCCAATATATTGATAGACTACAGTGGACTTGAAGCAAGCAGTAAGAGGCGAACTTAACACCCGTTCTAACATTCGCATTCCGATACATTATAACTTACAATTATTAATATCAACTGATAAATTCTCCCTCATGGTTAACCATTGCCAGCAGTTCTAATAACTGATTCATCTGATTCAGCAAAGAGGTCCCTGCGTGCATCCGTACGTGTTGTTGAATATGAAGTCTAGTCTCACGAACAATCTGTTTTTCCGGTTTTATGTCAAAGCCTACGAACGTTTCCAGAACACTTTTATTTcggaagaagggaaggtttacgtaaagacactagtgggtgtgtctacctagatctgtgctggatagatcagtctactagCCTACCCCAGGGGGTATTCCGTCAACCAAGCTAAAGGCAAAGCTGGGCTTATTTCGCTTAGCCTCGCTACTTTACGCTAGAGCGCTAGAGTTGCGTTCCATCAACATGACACGTATgtgccgtcacgctccctgcgactggcgtagAAGACCAACAATCTCCCCAtgggcataactgaaactctccataTGCCCCAACTTATAATGGTTTCCATCACTTTTGacgcttttatcctccccttggaaaaaaaatagtgctgtcaagcgatttaAATATTGAATCGCGATTTATGGCATTattgtcatagttaactcgcgattaatcacacatttctttctattctaaatatcccttgatttcgtgctgtagccttttagtgagatcagagagtgttgagaaggactgtaaaaaaatatatttggtaagatggatataagagagacccgcagtgaattcaacccggtccacttgacatcgggtaggtccatgacagtggtaggcctacaaataaaagcccaggcttttatttgtttcaatcactgaactttcgaacaaaactctggctcagcaaagatgggaaatactataacattgattattatataggcctacacctACCAGGCTATTGAATAACGCCCACGcactagtggtggatttaatgattcgtttccgtgacccagttcgcgtgattcagttcgccaaaaGGAGttgttcgcgaatcgttcgttcgttcagtcgagtttccggtgaatcgaatgctgaacgagacgaccgaatgaacgagagagacgaaccggttTGGTTAGTTCGttctaaagactcgttcattcaaaccggttcgcgaacgaacgagccaacactaccacatacacacaaacacacacacacacggggcaaGGTGGTAATtgggagagtcgggagaattcccggtgggccgttaacgtttcggggctgcgggataacaatattgcgtttataaaagttccttgcagcaccgcccggcagcctgagctatgcgcccgcaacctctcactcactcaacagacgcgacactcacaaactgtcaacgtcgcaaccaagtcgattttgtctagaggggagtaactgaacggcccctcccgaagtggtacagcccagttgggccttgaactgcgatcgGTCGggaagacgtaacagctaatgacaacgttgaactctcgtgcaggctcgaacagagtgacacacaaacacacacacacacttttaagtttttcacccgctccgtatccttacTTGCCCGAACAAGTTTttgcggcgtgcttgttgttttgtttccgctGTATGTAGATcgggtatggtgttgtagtttttctaacgtgactagttgttgctagacagcaggtgaaaaaactacaacgtttgccaagccaaatgagcgttaatcgcgcaatgaaaaaatgaacgccgttaaaactggtttgcgttaacgctgtTAATTGCTCGTTAAACCGACAGCACTAGAAAAAACAatatcaaacttcttcatgaAAAAGTTTTCTTCGCATTAAAaaatatcatttaaatccacaaacaacatatgtgtcatccagggcatataaagactgggaccagaaaataaatactttctctccattgaaacccattcatatttttcgatctcataggtcccatgggctctcccggaaggggcgtgacgtCGCcactatccagcacagatctaggtagacacgcccactactagtgatgtcatatggggcagaattccgaaacggcttgtaaggctaatcacactcacaccaggtggtataatatgtcccctttaaatcgGTTTCGCTGATAAATCCACAGGTGGTGTAGCAAGAGGTCGGGGGTCTGACTTTGGCGCGTCGCGGGTGGCAACGCATTTAGGAAAGATATTAAGGTGAATATAGTCCAGGCCTATTTGAATATTGTCCAGTTTTGGAAGATATTTTCTCGTGTGAGCGtgcatgcgcgcgcgtgtgtgcatgtgttgattGTTTGGGGATCCTGATTGGCTCGTGTGCTAATCACACGATACGGTCAGGTATTTCGGAGGCTGGAAGTCCAGCGGAGAACACATTTCCGCCCTGAAGTCAACTCTAGGGTCCGGGTGGGTTTGTGGCCGCTGACCAAAACGTAATGCCTCGCCCACCGCCGGTGTATTACGATACCTTCTACCGGCCTCTGACGGAGGACGTGGAGGAACTACTGGCCCGTTTCCAGCAGACTGAGTCGGTGCGGTTTGAACACTTCTCGGCCGCCTGGAGGTACATGCGCTTTTCGGAGGTCTTCGCCGGCATCCACTTGTTTGGCGAGATGAAGCGCTTCTGCAGAGTAGCCTTAGCCACCGCCTCCAAATACTTCCTCGGCCCGTTTAGTTACCAGGTCCGGGTGGGGGGGCTGTACCTGCTGTATGCCTTCTACAACACTCAACTCGCCTCACCGCAGCATAATATTAGGTTCGCCTTGAAGGACTGGGAATACATCCAGAACTTTCTTAAAGAATCCCTGCACTCCCGACATTACGATGTGATTTACATCCTACTGAAGCTCTTCGCCACCCAGGCCATACACTTCGTCGCGATGCCGCACTTGCTCGCCTTCCGCAAGTTGCGGAAACACCATAGTGAACCGCTGTGCGCCGGATTCCTTAGCCGGACCGAGCGGGTCCAGGAGCTGGTCTACTCTGAGCTACTGGACGAGGTCTCCAACATCCAGACCCTATACCAGAGCAAGACGAAGGTCGTGATGGAGAAAGCTGGTTTGTTCACCGTGACAGTGGCCGATTTCCCCAACCGCATCCAAGAGGTCGCGGGGGAATTCGTCGCCTGGCAGGACCATAACTACCAGGCGGATAGCCTGAAAGAAGAAGGGGATGAAAAGCCCGGGGAGACCGACACAACCAAGCGGTCACAACTCGTCTGCTCCATCAAGCAGAAGAGCTACCGTAACTACAAGGAGGCAGGCCGAGCGCGGAGACACCGTCAGCCGGTGGCCGTTGAGACGTTTGATCCGGATCAGAGGCCCAGCCTGCGGCGGAGGAGACCCCCGTCGCTGCGTGCCCGGACGCGGAAGACGCTGGTGGTGCGGGAGGAGTCCACCCACCTATGATGCTGCCTGGTTTCTCACGCTTTTCTGATCCATTAACAAGTCAGTTAAATGCATTTGTGGgatttgtcattttttattttttttgttaaacgAAATGCGATACATAAGCCTACATGAAGCATGTTTAATAATATTATGCTGTAGGCCTGCTTGTCTTCAAAGAGAGCCAGAAGATAGAGCCTACTTTATTATTTCAAGAGAGGAAATTCATAACAAAACAATATTGAGCCTGATGGAAACTTAATTTGAATAATTTCTAAATAAAAGATATATGCCCAAATTCAATTTAATGTTTTGCAAGAAGATCAAGctttgcattcttttttctcagTATTTCCTTTTCAATGTTCCTCCTCAAATCATATTTATTTCCAATAAAGGACGAGTGGAAATTGTTTGATTACGAAATTGTCGTGCCCTTCTTCCATATAGGCTACATTTACCAAGTCATCTAAAGTGATTTAGCTGTGCGGGTTAGTTTTGATGGAGTTATCACCGTTTCACAACCCCTCCAAGGAGCGGGCAAGGAAATTGAGGACAAAGAAAAATGATTCGGTTACTCTTATCTCATTTTGTgagaatttttatttttacgttTATTTCACACGGACATTGCACATAtatggccttttttttttctttcttttttaaatgggaGACCTCAAATCATTACGCACAAAAAAAATCGTTCTAAACAATTAACATTAACGTAtcgtttttaaccttataacaTCCTTTTATATAATGCTTCTATCAATATATTTAGAAGCTAAACAACGTTATAATATTTTCGATATTTGATATGTAAACGTGTCCAATCCATTTTCTTTTCCATGAGATGATACGTAGTCATACTTGAAAATAGGGGCCTCAGGGCGACACTAAAAAACAAGTTCCAGAATGCTATTCTGCAGTAACATATGTGCTGCGGCGGCAGCGCTCACCTGCGCACAGTTGTATGCAGTTTCAGGGCCGTGGTTCAAGGACCAGTTTTCGGTCGTGATGAAACACAACACGTAGCTCCAGCCTAATACCTTAACTAACAATTTTTTGGTTTATATTACGTTTTTAAAACTACCTAATAGCCTTACCGTAGACGTAACCATACCAAACGTATAGTGCACTTACACTTACACTAAACGTAACTATCTTACTATTTATAACATACCTTAACCTAAACATCCTACAGAAACGTATCCATCTCTTACTTTATACCGAAACTTCAATATTTAAGTAGACAAATTCCCAATTTATTAAAACCATTTGCAAAACGCCATTAAACATTTAGGGCTACTCGCCTCAGCATGGTCACGATGGATACTTTTAATGGTTTAACGTTAATAACAATTCTGGTGTCTTGAATTGGACGGTAACGTAAACCTTAGCTCACTTTGATAGTCGGGTTTAAGGCTAAAATACACAAATGGGGTCCTAGAAACGCGGTCCTGAAACTGCACTCACCTCTTGCAGCAGCACAGTATTGCACCGGTCCGCTCATTGGCCACCGCTCTACCGCTCGGCGAAGATCAAACCATCATGGCTGCAGCGCTGTCCCGAGCACTAAAACTCCCCGGTAAGATGCTCTTCACACTGTTAGATACCACGAATCAATCAACACTTTATTTCTTACATCCATATTTTTTATTCTCCTGTAAGCAATTCGTTACATGGCGCAATATTATCAGCAACATTGGCGTGTATTTGAGAGAATTAGCTGTCTGGACAACCACTGGTGTATTTGATCGAAATATCAAGATTTACGCTGTTTGTATTGGAAAACCTGAAGGGTACATAGCTGTTGGTCTTCAAGTATAACCTAGACATGACCTGAACTGAAATGAGTCAACCGAGTGTCTTGCTGCTGGGGATTGCTGTAGGCAAGCTAGGTTAGCGGCTACATTAGCTATTGGTATTTGGTAGCCCTACATGACAGGAGACAACACGTCGTGTTTTGATAATTTTCTGATCGTATATACTTGCTTTTAGAATTTAGGCTACTTTACACAGGCGACCTCTGTATATGTAATATGCATCCTTTGTTTGTGTTAATATATTAATTAGATACATATTCCTTATTCTATAACATATCATTTAGTTAGGGGTCGGTTCTAATGTATATAGGACTTAACGAAGGTGATTGACTGGTTTTAATTTAAACATTACCTTCCCCCtgtgtcaacatgaatattGGTTAAATATGTACTATGCAGTATCTTCTACTTGGAAATTGCTTCAGATTAcctcaaaataaacatttaattaaGCCTGTAAAAGCTTTTAGTTTTGAACTTTAATGGTAAATCTAATTATAGTTTTTCCCCATCAGATCGTTCTATACTTTGTATAATActgtttggaaaaaaaaaagacacgaTTGCAAAATAGATTCCTATTCTTTAAATGCTCTCCTGGCATAATAAAAGTGAA
This region includes:
- the LOC130403390 gene encoding snRNA-activating protein complex subunit 1-like; its protein translation is MPRPPPVYYDTFYRPLTEDVEELLARFQQTESVRFEHFSAAWRYMRFSEVFAGIHLFGEMKRFCRVALATASKYFLGPFSYQVRVGGLYLLYAFYNTQLASPQHNIRFALKDWEYIQNFLKESLHSRHYDVIYILLKLFATQAIHFVAMPHLLAFRKLRKHHSEPLCAGFLSRTERVQELVYSELLDEVSNIQTLYQSKTKVVMEKAGLFTVTVADFPNRIQEVAGEFVAWQDHNYQADSLKEEGDEKPGETDTTKRSQLVCSIKQKSYRNYKEAGRARRHRQPVAVETFDPDQRPSLRRRRPPSLRARTRKTLVVREESTHL